The Brachyspira hyodysenteriae ATCC 27164 genome includes a window with the following:
- the argJ gene encoding bifunctional ornithine acetyltransferase/N-acetylglutamate synthase: MYDMPLGFSSAAMKSGLKNNDYDLAIIKSDPPSVVSAVYTQNNFQAAPIIFSKKNDKNNIELLIVNSKIANALTGKKGYDDVLDIAKYAGEIYNIKKDNILMASTGIVGVPLETEKIKKAINISNKYFNNSFDNISKAIQTRDKFDKIYTTQLEVSSGKTANFYAVAKGSSIIHPNMATVLLFIFTDLNIEKETLDKAFRESIDKTLNRISVDGETSTNDMALIMANGALNNKIITEKNKKLFKDLKYKLDEICAYLAKMIILDGEGITKTIIVSVKRAKTQNDAFNIAKKIATSNLVKILFLSKNPNFEKILSVLGNCNININNISLSVNDEDIYKNGIISKNENYTERKENYITIDLGYNTKYEDYYYFTDLTQEYISIHSSYNI; encoded by the coding sequence ATGTATGATATGCCGCTGGGATTTTCTTCTGCTGCAATGAAATCAGGGCTTAAAAATAATGATTATGATTTGGCAATAATTAAAAGCGATCCTCCAAGTGTTGTATCTGCTGTATATACTCAAAATAATTTTCAGGCTGCTCCTATTATATTTTCTAAAAAAAATGATAAAAATAATATAGAATTATTAATAGTTAATAGTAAAATAGCTAATGCCTTAACCGGAAAAAAAGGCTATGATGATGTTTTAGATATAGCTAAATATGCCGGTGAAATTTATAATATAAAGAAAGATAATATATTGATGGCTTCTACAGGAATTGTAGGTGTACCTCTGGAAACAGAAAAGATTAAAAAAGCTATTAATATATCCAATAAATACTTTAATAATAGTTTTGATAATATTTCTAAGGCAATTCAAACTAGAGATAAATTTGATAAAATATATACTACCCAATTAGAAGTATCTTCAGGAAAGACTGCTAATTTTTATGCTGTTGCAAAGGGTAGTTCTATTATACACCCTAATATGGCTACAGTACTTCTTTTTATATTTACTGATTTAAATATAGAAAAAGAAACTTTGGATAAAGCATTCAGAGAATCAATAGATAAAACTTTAAATAGAATATCTGTAGATGGAGAAACTTCTACAAATGATATGGCCCTTATTATGGCTAATGGGGCATTAAATAATAAAATTATCACAGAAAAAAATAAAAAGTTATTTAAAGATTTAAAATATAAATTAGATGAAATATGTGCTTATCTTGCTAAAATGATAATACTTGATGGAGAAGGCATAACAAAGACTATAATAGTTTCTGTGAAAAGAGCAAAGACCCAAAATGATGCTTTCAATATAGCTAAGAAAATAGCTACATCAAATTTAGTTAAAATTTTATTTCTTTCTAAGAATCCTAATTTTGAAAAGATTTTATCTGTTTTAGGAAATTGTAATATTAATATAAATAATATATCATTATCAGTAAATGATGAAGATATTTATAAAAATGGTATAATTAGCAAAAATGAAAATTATACAGAAAGAAAAGAAAATTACATAACTATAGATTTAGGATATAACACAAAATACGAAGATTATTATTATTTCACTGATTTGACTCAGGAATATATTTCAATACATTCATCATATAATATATAA
- a CDS encoding phosphoglycerate kinase, with the protein MKKSVKDIDIKGKKVIMRVDFNVPLDKETNSKITDTTRVDAAMPTIEYILSQGACLILMSHLGRPKGEANPKYSLKPVYDYLKTKLPNNKVSFANDCIGEEVKKQAAELKAGDVLLLENLRYHAEEEKNDAAFSKQLADLADVYVNDAFGTAHRAHASTAGIVSAKAGMPAVAGFLMEKEIQYLGDAVANPERPFVAIIGGAKVSSKISVLKNLLNKVDTLIVVGGMAYTFFKAKGLEIGTSLCEDDYIATAKEIMDKAKELNKTLYLPVDNVIADKFDNDANIKTVDSNAIPAGWMGMDVGPKTLKELEDILKKAKTVVWNGPLGVFEMANFAKGTFEVAKFIANSGAVSIIGGGDSVSAVNKSGVADKMTHVSTGGGASLEFLEGIELPGIAVLQDK; encoded by the coding sequence ATGAAAAAATCAGTAAAAGATATAGACATTAAAGGTAAAAAAGTCATAATGAGAGTTGACTTCAATGTACCTCTTGATAAAGAAACAAACTCTAAAATCACAGACACTACAAGAGTAGATGCTGCTATGCCTACTATTGAATATATACTTTCTCAAGGTGCTTGTTTAATACTTATGAGCCATTTAGGAAGACCAAAAGGCGAAGCAAATCCTAAATACTCTTTAAAACCTGTTTATGATTATTTAAAAACTAAACTTCCTAACAATAAAGTTTCTTTTGCTAATGATTGTATAGGTGAAGAGGTAAAAAAACAAGCTGCTGAATTAAAAGCAGGTGATGTATTACTTCTTGAAAATTTAAGATATCATGCTGAAGAAGAGAAAAATGATGCTGCATTCTCTAAACAATTAGCTGATTTAGCTGATGTTTATGTTAATGATGCTTTCGGTACTGCTCACAGAGCACATGCTTCTACTGCTGGTATAGTATCTGCTAAAGCTGGTATGCCTGCTGTAGCTGGATTCTTAATGGAAAAAGAAATACAATATTTAGGTGATGCTGTTGCTAATCCTGAGCGTCCTTTTGTAGCTATAATCGGAGGAGCTAAAGTTTCTTCAAAAATTTCTGTACTTAAAAACTTACTTAACAAAGTAGATACTTTAATCGTTGTAGGAGGTATGGCTTATACTTTCTTCAAAGCTAAAGGATTAGAAATAGGTACTTCTTTATGCGAAGATGATTATATTGCTACAGCTAAAGAAATTATGGATAAGGCTAAAGAATTAAATAAAACTTTATATTTACCTGTTGATAATGTTATAGCTGATAAATTTGACAATGATGCTAATATTAAAACAGTAGATTCTAATGCTATACCTGCTGGCTGGATGGGTATGGACGTTGGACCTAAAACTTTGAAAGAACTTGAAGATATACTTAAAAAAGCAAAAACTGTTGTTTGGAATGGACCATTAGGTGTATTTGAAATGGCTAACTTTGCTAAAGGTACTTTTGAAGTAGCTAAATTCATAGCTAATTCTGGTGCTGTAAGCATCATCGGAGGAGGAGACAGTGTATCTGCTGTTAATAAATCTGGCGTTGCTGATAAGATGACTCATGTATCTACAGGCGGCGGAGCTTCTTTAGAGTTCCTTGAAGGAATAGAATTACCTGGAATCGCAGTATTACAAGATAAGTAA
- the gap gene encoding type I glyceraldehyde-3-phosphate dehydrogenase, translating to MAVKVAINGFGRIGRLVFQALVERGLLGKEIEVVGVVDVSTDAKYFAYQLKYDSVHGRMKADITTEGEDVLVVNGNKIKCIGATKELKDLPWKALGVEYVIESTGLFTEKEKAEGHIAAGAKKVIISAPGKGDLRTFVYGVNHEEYDPANHHVVSNASCTTNCLAPIVHVLLKEGIGIETGLMTTIHSYTATQKTVDGPSKKDWRGGRAAACNTIPSTTGAAKAVGEVLPATKGKLTGMSFRVATPDVSVVDLTFRSEKETSIKEIDVLMKKASETYLKDILGYCNEELVSSDFIHDSRSSIYDSLATTQNNLKDEKRFFKIVSWYDNEWGYSNRVIDLLLYMYNKK from the coding sequence ATGGCTGTAAAAGTAGCAATAAATGGTTTCGGACGTATCGGACGTCTAGTTTTTCAGGCATTGGTAGAACGCGGTTTATTAGGTAAAGAAATAGAAGTAGTTGGTGTAGTAGATGTTAGTACTGATGCTAAGTATTTTGCTTATCAATTAAAATATGACTCTGTTCATGGCAGAATGAAAGCTGACATCACAACAGAAGGCGAAGATGTATTAGTAGTTAATGGCAACAAAATTAAATGTATAGGTGCTACTAAAGAATTAAAAGATCTTCCTTGGAAAGCTTTAGGTGTTGAGTATGTAATAGAATCTACTGGTCTTTTCACAGAAAAAGAAAAAGCTGAAGGTCATATAGCTGCAGGTGCTAAAAAAGTTATCATTTCAGCTCCTGGTAAAGGCGATTTAAGAACTTTTGTATATGGTGTAAACCATGAAGAATATGATCCTGCTAATCATCATGTAGTATCTAATGCTTCTTGTACTACTAACTGTTTAGCTCCTATAGTACATGTACTTCTTAAAGAAGGTATCGGAATAGAAACAGGTCTTATGACTACTATTCACTCTTATACTGCTACTCAAAAAACAGTAGACGGACCTTCTAAAAAAGACTGGAGAGGCGGACGTGCTGCTGCTTGTAACACTATCCCTTCTACTACTGGTGCTGCTAAAGCTGTTGGAGAAGTTTTACCTGCTACTAAAGGTAAATTAACAGGTATGAGTTTCAGAGTTGCTACTCCTGACGTATCTGTTGTAGACTTAACTTTCAGAAGTGAAAAAGAAACTTCTATTAAAGAAATCGATGTATTAATGAAAAAAGCTTCTGAAACTTACTTAAAAGACATTTTAGGTTATTGTAACGAAGAATTAGTATCTAGCGACTTTATACATGACTCTAGAAGTTCTATATATGACTCTCTAGCTACTACTCAAAACAACTTGAAAGATGAAAAAAGATTCTTCAAAATTGTTTCTTGGTATGATAATGAATGGGGTTATTCTAACAGAGTAATTGATTTATTATTATATATGTATAACAAAAAATAA
- the gatB gene encoding Asp-tRNA(Asn)/Glu-tRNA(Gln) amidotransferase subunit GatB: MEYEAVIGLEVHVQLNTKTKAFCSCPNTFGAPANTLTCPRCQAHPGTLPIVNKEMVHKTIKAGLATNCTIQKKSRFARKHYFYPDLPSYYQITQMDEPICTEGHLDITVLNDDGSSYNKSIRINRIHMEEDAGKLVHDDTGRPLSYVDLNRAGCCLIECVSEPDISTGEEAYQYLTELKKIFKYIDVSDCNMEEGSLRCDANVSIRPKGSTELGTKTEVKNMNSFRNVRLAIDYEIKRQIKALNNGEKILQETRLYDAKENTTKGMRSKEGAADYRYFPDPDIPLLVLKDEEIEQAKKELPELPQQKRERLKKDYDLPDQDIVVLTEDAALADYYEAAVKAYPKQPKKISNWIMVEVNAYLNKKLQTIKDFKPKAEHIAEIFKLIDEGVISGKIAKEIFEDMCETGEAPSAIVEKKGIKQVSDTGELETIIRKVLEENPKSVADFKAGKEKSFGFLVGQTMKATKGQGNPKLVNEVLRKILSE; encoded by the coding sequence ATGGAATATGAAGCAGTCATAGGATTAGAAGTGCATGTTCAGCTTAATACTAAAACTAAAGCATTCTGTTCATGCCCAAACACTTTCGGTGCTCCTGCAAACACTCTTACTTGTCCAAGATGTCAGGCTCACCCTGGTACTTTGCCTATAGTTAATAAAGAAATGGTGCATAAAACTATCAAAGCAGGACTTGCTACTAACTGCACTATTCAAAAGAAAAGCAGATTCGCTAGAAAACATTATTTCTACCCAGATTTGCCTTCTTACTATCAGATTACTCAAATGGACGAACCTATATGTACTGAAGGTCATCTTGATATAACTGTACTTAATGATGATGGTTCTTCTTATAATAAAAGTATAAGAATAAATAGAATACATATGGAAGAAGATGCTGGTAAACTTGTGCATGATGATACAGGAAGACCTTTAAGCTATGTAGATTTAAACCGTGCTGGTTGCTGCTTGATTGAATGCGTAAGTGAGCCGGATATTTCTACTGGTGAAGAAGCTTATCAATATTTAACAGAGCTTAAAAAAATATTCAAATATATTGATGTTTCTGACTGTAATATGGAAGAAGGTTCTTTAAGATGCGATGCTAACGTTTCTATACGTCCAAAAGGAAGTACAGAACTTGGTACTAAAACTGAAGTTAAAAACATGAACAGTTTTAGAAATGTAAGACTTGCTATTGACTATGAGATCAAAAGACAAATTAAAGCTTTAAACAATGGCGAGAAAATCTTACAAGAAACTAGACTTTACGATGCTAAAGAAAACACTACTAAAGGTATGCGTTCAAAAGAGGGTGCTGCAGATTACAGATATTTCCCAGACCCAGATATACCTCTTTTAGTTCTTAAAGATGAAGAGATTGAGCAGGCTAAAAAAGAGCTTCCAGAACTTCCTCAGCAAAAACGTGAAAGACTTAAAAAAGATTATGATTTACCGGATCAGGATATAGTTGTATTAACAGAAGATGCTGCATTAGCTGATTATTATGAAGCTGCAGTTAAAGCTTATCCTAAACAGCCTAAGAAAATAAGCAACTGGATAATGGTTGAAGTTAATGCATACTTAAACAAAAAACTTCAAACTATAAAAGATTTCAAACCTAAAGCAGAACATATTGCTGAAATATTCAAACTTATAGATGAAGGTGTTATAAGCGGTAAAATAGCAAAAGAGATTTTTGAAGATATGTGCGAAACAGGAGAAGCTCCTTCTGCTATAGTTGAGAAAAAAGGTATTAAACAAGTTAGCGATACTGGAGAACTTGAAACAATAATCAGAAAAGTTTTAGAAGAAAATCCTAAATCAGTAGCAGACTTCAAGGCAGGTAAAGAAAAATCATTCGGATTCTTAGTAGGTCAGACAATGAAAGCTACTAAAGGTCAAGGCAACCCTAAACTTGTTAATGAAGTTTTAAGAAAAATTTTAAGCGAATAA
- a CDS encoding class I SAM-dependent methyltransferase → MYNFEGKNILEIGCGDGTFSLDFAKRNPTTNILATEPSEEAISAAKKLQNDLGINNIAFDVQNVYDMKINSKFDCIVIISVLHHLPDPEKAISIASNYSDNLLIIENNGYAPALKILEKISKYHREHDEKSFTLNRLRLWIKNAGMEIKNYKYIDIVPMFCPNWFAHLLNFIAPIFEKTPVLKRLSCARVVIFSSKN, encoded by the coding sequence ATGTACAATTTTGAAGGTAAGAATATTTTAGAAATTGGGTGCGGTGATGGAACTTTCTCATTAGATTTTGCTAAAAGAAATCCTACAACTAACATATTGGCAACTGAGCCTTCAGAAGAGGCAATTAGTGCTGCTAAAAAATTACAAAATGATTTAGGAATAAATAATATTGCTTTTGATGTGCAGAATGTTTATGATATGAAAATTAATAGTAAATTTGATTGTATTGTTATAATTTCTGTATTACATCATTTGCCAGATCCGGAAAAAGCTATTTCTATAGCTTCTAATTATTCTGATAATTTATTGATTATAGAAAATAATGGATATGCTCCAGCATTGAAGATTTTAGAAAAAATATCAAAATATCATAGAGAACATGATGAGAAATCTTTTACATTGAATAGATTGAGATTATGGATAAAAAATGCAGGTATGGAAATTAAAAATTATAAATATATAGATATAGTTCCAATGTTTTGTCCTAATTGGTTTGCTCATTTACTTAATTTTATAGCACCAATATTTGAAAAAACTCCAGTTTTAAAAAGATTAAGTTGTGCTAGAGTTGTTATTTTTTCATCAAAAAATTAA
- a CDS encoding glycosyltransferase family 9 protein — protein sequence MFSLDFKQKVDRRLFGSLEYILDRLSFIIGKFLKRDHTTTEDNVKNVVIAKYLGLGSIVRSQVIIKDIKNTFPNAKIYYLTTLKNKNIFDIIRNVDDIFTIDDNGIFSMALSTFNLVIKLIKLKVDAFIDLEVYSRYSSCIALMSCSRNRYGFFRHDIHWHIGVYTHMLYFNNQKNITDIYLQISNYLTNSSIYDKTLPSFSFEDVYKEEIEKYFIENKLNKKSNDIYIGINANASELALERRYPPLYFVELIENILKIKEKNIYIFLIGSPSEKNYLENEIYSKLDKNIVNNVYITAGLFSLNASIYLLSKFDLFITTDSGPLHFAYAQNVNIISIWGPGSHNHYGASNYKNEIKLNSNIYCSPCLYLTKKAPCEGNNICLQSILSKEIYNYFINIFNIKENIEYIEKEKNIDHSYYLGSIIR from the coding sequence ATGTTTTCTTTGGATTTTAAACAAAAAGTTGATAGGCGATTATTTGGAAGTTTAGAATATATATTGGATAGATTATCATTTATTATTGGAAAATTTCTAAAAAGAGATCATACAACTACAGAAGATAATGTGAAAAATGTTGTAATTGCTAAATATCTAGGGCTTGGCAGTATTGTAAGATCTCAAGTAATAATTAAAGATATAAAAAATACTTTTCCTAATGCTAAGATTTATTATTTAACAACTCTAAAAAATAAGAATATATTTGATATAATAAGAAATGTTGATGATATATTTACAATTGATGATAATGGAATATTCAGTATGGCTTTATCAACTTTTAATCTGGTTATAAAATTAATAAAATTGAAAGTTGATGCTTTTATTGATTTGGAAGTTTATTCAAGATATTCTAGCTGTATAGCCTTAATGTCATGTTCAAGAAACAGATACGGATTTTTCAGACATGATATTCATTGGCATATAGGAGTATATACTCATATGCTTTATTTTAATAATCAAAAGAATATAACTGATATTTATTTGCAAATTTCCAATTATCTTACTAATAGCAGTATATATGATAAAACTTTACCTAGTTTTTCATTTGAAGATGTATATAAAGAGGAAATAGAAAAATATTTTATAGAAAATAAATTGAATAAAAAAAGTAATGATATATATATTGGTATTAATGCAAATGCTAGTGAACTTGCATTGGAGAGAAGATATCCTCCTTTATATTTTGTAGAGCTTATAGAAAATATTTTAAAAATAAAAGAGAAAAATATTTATATATTTTTAATAGGATCCCCATCTGAAAAAAATTATTTAGAAAATGAAATATATAGTAAATTGGATAAAAATATTGTAAACAATGTATATATAACAGCCGGATTATTTTCATTAAATGCTTCGATATATTTACTTTCTAAATTTGATTTATTTATTACAACTGATTCAGGACCGCTTCATTTTGCTTATGCTCAGAATGTGAATATAATATCAATATGGGGTCCAGGTTCTCATAATCATTATGGTGCTTCAAATTATAAAAATGAAATAAAATTAAATTCAAATATTTACTGTTCTCCATGTTTATATTTGACTAAAAAAGCTCCATGTGAAGGTAATAATATATGTTTACAAAGTATTTTATCAAAAGAAATATATAATTATTTTATTAATATTTTTAATATAAAAGAAAATATAGAATATATAGAGAAAGAAAAGAATATAGATCATTCTTATTATTTAGGAAGTATAATAAGATGA
- a CDS encoding class I SAM-dependent methyltransferase: MYKCYLCDYEGDMKIKSKVNGRDIVCCPNCKLEFIYNQPNFEEIKSIYSNDYYKAWGMEDGENNEVALMKKSTFRNMLKKILPYKKSGNILDIGTASGFLLEEAKEMGFEPYGVEISEYSSSIAKKKFGEDRIYNGTLETAPFENNFFDVITMTDLLEHVQDPVSILKISNKLLRNYTGGGYILITIPDTVSFSHNVMKKKWTQYKLEHLFYFNRKNMEIIAKKTGFEIIYMKPAVKTMTIKYMRNQFNVYKLFPITQIFNIVNSIPVINNFRFNVMLGESLVILKKV; this comes from the coding sequence ATGTATAAATGTTATTTGTGTGATTATGAAGGTGATATGAAAATAAAATCAAAAGTTAATGGTAGAGATATTGTTTGCTGTCCAAATTGTAAGTTGGAGTTTATATATAATCAGCCTAATTTTGAAGAGATAAAATCTATATACAGTAATGATTATTATAAAGCTTGGGGTATGGAAGATGGTGAAAATAATGAAGTAGCATTGATGAAAAAATCTACATTTAGAAATATGTTAAAAAAAATACTTCCATATAAGAAATCTGGAAATATATTAGATATAGGTACAGCGTCCGGTTTTTTACTTGAGGAAGCAAAAGAAATGGGGTTTGAGCCATATGGTGTAGAAATATCAGAATATTCAAGCTCTATAGCAAAGAAAAAATTTGGTGAAGATAGAATATATAATGGTACTTTAGAAACAGCTCCATTTGAGAACAATTTTTTTGATGTTATAACAATGACAGATCTTTTAGAACATGTACAAGATCCTGTTTCAATATTAAAAATTTCGAACAAATTATTAAGAAATTATACGGGGGGGGGGTATATTTTGATTACTATTCCTGATACTGTTTCTTTTAGTCATAATGTTATGAAAAAGAAGTGGACCCAATATAAATTAGAGCATCTATTTTATTTTAATAGAAAAAATATGGAAATTATAGCTAAAAAAACAGGATTTGAAATTATATATATGAAGCCAGCTGTTAAAACTATGACTATAAAATATATGAGAAATCAATTTAATGTATATAAACTATTTCCAATTACTCAAATATTTAATATTGTAAATTCAATACCAGTTATAAATAATTTTAGATTTAATGTTATGTTAGGTGAATCTTTGGTTATACTTAAAAAGGTTTAG
- a CDS encoding class I SAM-dependent methyltransferase, whose protein sequence is MFKCYLCGYEGDMKIKSKVNGRNILLCPSCKLQFMYPQTSDEELSEIYSSNNYPTCSFDNGMDENTIIKMKRKTFNGILKKILPYCSSGNLLDIGCSSGILLEEAKLLGFNVYGLEISKYASDIAKKRIGEDRIYNGTLETCEFNNDFDVITMIDVIEHFRNPIDMLNIAKKMLHQNDKKYGYVLITTPNTDSYTNKIMGKKWPHYNTEHLFYFNLESMKKICSMTGFDILYYSSLMKSIKLDYLYNQLDRNGNNISKLIYLFNMIPIINKINFPFFTGDFVLILKNIL, encoded by the coding sequence ATGTTTAAATGTTATTTATGCGGTTATGAAGGTGATATGAAAATAAAATCAAAAGTTAATGGTAGAAATATATTATTATGTCCTTCTTGTAAATTACAATTTATGTATCCTCAAACAAGTGATGAAGAATTAAGTGAGATATATTCTAGTAATAATTACCCTACTTGCAGTTTTGATAATGGTATGGATGAAAATACTATAATAAAAATGAAAAGAAAAACTTTTAATGGTATCTTAAAAAAAATACTTCCATATTGCAGCAGTGGAAATTTATTGGATATAGGATGTTCAAGCGGAATTTTATTGGAAGAAGCAAAATTATTAGGTTTTAATGTTTATGGGTTAGAGATATCAAAATATGCTAGTGATATAGCAAAAAAAAGAATTGGTGAGGATAGAATATATAATGGTACTTTAGAAACATGCGAATTTAATAATGATTTTGATGTCATTACTATGATAGATGTTATTGAACATTTTAGAAATCCAATAGATATGCTAAATATAGCAAAAAAAATGCTCCATCAAAATGATAAAAAATATGGGTATGTTTTAATTACTACTCCTAATACAGATTCATATACTAATAAAATAATGGGTAAGAAATGGCCTCATTATAATACAGAGCATTTATTTTATTTTAATTTGGAAAGTATGAAAAAAATATGTAGTATGACAGGGTTTGATATACTTTATTATTCATCATTAATGAAATCCATAAAATTAGATTATTTATATAATCAATTAGATAGAAATGGTAATAATATTTCTAAATTAATTTATTTATTTAATATGATACCAATAATAAATAAAATTAATTTTCCTTTTTTTACAGGTGATTTTGTATTAATATTAAAAAATATATTGTGA
- a CDS encoding radical SAM/SPASM domain-containing protein encodes MKKLKMFLDKYFLTKLEKISPDLYRRVTYDGYKKFSEISSLIKHKDRYFFHNVAIEISTYCNRKCHYCPNKDYETPKEFMSWEIFKKIISDLKDIKYSGVLYLTLYNEPLFDDRFIEFTKYIKSELPEVTQLLISNGDLLNLENAKELSDAGVDKFLITVHDKNPERNLERLKPVKELLKEKMRLQTSNELYLENRGGAVKIKDEKRRAPYKTCQSIRSLTISKDGDIILCCQDYFKKYIMGNVMEKSILEIWNSYHDLRVKLLKDNIAELPICKVCLTRE; translated from the coding sequence ATGAAAAAATTAAAAATGTTTTTAGATAAATATTTTCTGACAAAGTTGGAGAAAATAAGTCCTGATTTATATAGGAGGGTTACTTATGATGGTTATAAAAAGTTTTCAGAAATTTCAAGTTTAATAAAACATAAAGATAGATATTTTTTTCATAATGTTGCTATAGAAATATCTACCTATTGTAATAGAAAGTGTCATTATTGTCCAAATAAAGATTATGAAACACCTAAGGAATTTATGTCATGGGAGATTTTTAAAAAAATAATATCAGATTTAAAAGATATTAAATATTCAGGTGTATTGTATTTAACATTATATAATGAACCTCTATTTGATGATAGATTTATAGAATTTACAAAATATATTAAGTCAGAGCTTCCAGAAGTAACTCAGCTTTTAATAAGTAATGGGGATTTACTTAATCTTGAAAATGCAAAAGAATTATCTGATGCTGGTGTTGATAAATTTTTGATAACTGTACATGACAAAAATCCTGAAAGAAATTTAGAAAGATTAAAACCTGTAAAAGAATTATTAAAAGAAAAAATGCGTCTTCAAACTTCAAATGAACTTTATTTAGAAAATAGAGGTGGGGCTGTAAAAATAAAAGATGAAAAAAGGAGAGCTCCTTATAAAACATGCCAGTCTATAAGAAGTTTGACCATTTCAAAAGATGGGGACATTATACTTTGCTGTCAGGATTATTTTAAAAAATACATTATGGGAAATGTAATGGAAAAAAGTATATTGGAAATATGGAATTCTTATCATGATTTGAGAGTAAAACTGCTTAAAGATAATATAGCAGAACTTCCTATATGTAAGGTATGTTTAACAAGGGAGTAA